The genomic DNA TTGATTCTTTCAATGCCGTTACCAATTGCTCCTGGTTCTTGCGATCCAATTGTGAGCGGATTCCATTTTCAGAAAACTCTCCAACACGTAGATCGAAATTTGCTTTCTCGATGGCTCGCTCGATGTCGGTGATCTGGTCCTGTAATGGCACACGGCGATCAACATCTGCTGCGTCGGTGTCCGCCAACTTTTGCTGAAGGACGGTTAGTTCGGCAGACATCGTATCGCGTTTGTCCATTAGGCCTTCACGGCTTTCGGCATCTTTACGATCTTTCACAGAACTGCTAAGTTCTTTTGCTTCTAAGCTGTCGGTCATCTGATCCAGCTTATTGATTTTGTACTGAGCCCGCTCAATAGTATCCGCAAAATAGGGATAGTTTGTCGGGTTGAAAATGTCAGCGACATTGTAGGTTACCTCTGTAGGCATAGGCTTACGAAGTTAGGTTTGAAATATAACTCACCTCAGACTTATATTTATTAAGCACTGAGACTTACATGCTTATATGGTCTCCCGTAAAAAAAGTTGAGAACCTACCCGTCAAGAACTCTTATATGTAATAAAAGAAATAGGAATGTATTTAACCTACAAAGAAAGACAGGAACTAAGCAGGTGTTACCATGGAGGCATGAGTAATAAGGACATCGCCTTGCGTATGGGGCGTCATCCTTCTACGATCAGTAGGGAGCTGAGTAGGAATAAATTTTTTGGGACTTATGATCCATACTATGCCCACCGTAAATACATGTGTCGGAAGATTTTTGTAGGAAGAAAGAGCGCTATTTTCTGTAATAAAATTCGGCTGCGAACTTTTCACATGGACAAATTCGTGAGGCGGATAACCCAATGGTTATCGGATTATTTTGACAATTATTTGCGTTATCGAAGGCGTCCTTCCCGCATTACGAACTATAACCTGTGCTTTCGATACATGCGCCGTACCATGAAATTCAAAGGGCCATTGTGGTATGGCTTCATGGCCAAATGGATTTTGAATCTTTGGGATAAGGAAACCGCCATCATGCAATCATTCAAGGAATCTGCCGAGGAACTTGAAGAGCACTATCAAGGAGTGGAGCGGGACCTCAATGAGATCGAGCAAAGAATCAAAAAGCTCCACCAAGAAATCGATGAGCTGTTGGACGATCAGCGAAAGATTGTCGCCCCCGCCGAGCGACAGGTGGCTTAGTGTGTCCAAGCTACAAAGAAATCCATCACCTAAGCCGTTCGAAGTATCATCTTCTCTCCAAAAATACTTTCAGAAAAAAATTGCAATTACTGTTCCTTTCGAACGGTATTTTTTTTGCCTATTTCTTACGTGGATCTGTGGGCTTTCACTCAGAAATTTTTTGCGAAGGCTTTTGAAGATGAATTGCGATTGCTCACGTGCAGCAGGTCGCTGGCAAAATTTTCTTGTGACTGGTCAGGATTTTTTTCCAGCTGATGAAGGCGTAATCCATTTGGCCTCGCGGCTTGTTGATTATCGGCAACTCTCGGCGCTCATTGATGGGCACGCAACAAAGAAGCGATCCTCTCCATCAAAAGAGAGATGGAGTGCACACTGAAGGTGACTGTTCCTAATTTGGTGGAAGATGATTTGTTGGAGGGGTTGTTTTAGGATTTTAATTGAGGAGATGGAGAACCTCCAATGCCGTAGGCGTTGGAGGTTTTTTTAGACGGTATAGGCTATGAGTAGTTGCGTGGTTTAGCACTAGTGCTGCAACCCTTAAATACCACACGGTTTAAAATCCGCCAAAACACCATTCAATTGGCTTCTTCCATCTTTCATTGTAATACTCAATGTAGTTGGTGATTTTTCTTTCCAAATTAGCAACCGAGTTAAATTGCCCATTGCGAATTACATGCTTCTGTAAGCGGCCAAACCAATTCTCTATTTGGTTCAACCAAGAGCAATGTTTTGGAGTATATTGAAATCTGATTTTATGGTCTTTATCCTCTAAAAATTCCATCCTAGACTTCATCGTCTTTAATATTCCACACCGGCCTTTCTTACCTAAATCACTGTCATAATTTATTTTATCAGCAATGAGCTTGACTAATGACTCTGATTTATGTGTATTAAGTTGGTCTGCAACAAAAACGATTTTTTTGTTAGGGTATTTATCGATGATCGACTCTATAAATTTACAAAAATCCTCCTCATTCCGAGTCTGTCCAAGTTGATATTTGGTGACCTCGCCGTCCATTATATTCATGCCTGCGATTAAACAGGTCGTTCCGTTCCGCTTGTATTCTGGGTCTACTCGCTTAACTTGACCGCTTTTCGCCGTGGTTATTTTTATGTTTTGTTTAGCTTGAATACCCGTCTTTTCATCCACAGAAATAGTCACAACGTCGTCTGATTGCTCCAAATAAACACTGCAAACATCAGAAACACGGTCATTATGCTCCTGTTGGTCACCTATTTTTGGATGTATCCAATATTCAGTTTTATGAGGACTTAATTCGTTTTTTTAAAAGTCGACCAACATGACTTGATGAGATTTCGATTCCCATTTTCTTCGCTTGCTCACTCAAAGACTCATGAGACCATTCAGTGATTGGAACATCATAATCTTGAGGGTCTTCACAACTCAATGTTTGCACTCGAATTTTTTCTTCGACAGTTAAACGAGGTTTCCTTCCGCTTCTTTTAGAATCAGTTAATCGTTCATGAATAAGTCGGATAAATTCAGCGTCTCCTATTTTATTTTGGGTTTCATCTAACTCATTGATTGCCTCCCATTTGTTAAGCCATCTTTTCACTGTGTTGGGATCTGCTTTTTCAGTTTTACAAATCTCTTTAAAGCTTAACCCTTGATGAAAAAGGTAAACAAATGAGGCTCGGCGACGAATATTTGAAGGCGTCTTCCCACTACCAATAATTTTAAATAGTAGTGTCTTTTCTCGCTCCGTCAGATCAATGACAATAGATGTTTTTCTTCCCATATAGTGATTCAAGAAAAAATCATGCTAAATTTAGGGGCTGTTGCACTAGCCTGTCGAAAATTCACAAAAAAAGCGATTCCAGAAAAAAGGTTAAATTTGAGTGTCCAAACCGTCATTCAACCTTACCAGAATCGCTTTGAGTTTTAAAAATAACAAACAATCTCTAAAAAAGAAAAAGTCAACAGAAAGAGCTAAACGAAAAAGGCGAAACGACAGTATCAAAATTAAAAGGTATAAGGCTCGGGCTTCCTTTTGGGAAAAGAAGTACAAAGAGGAAAAGTCTAAAAACAAGTCGGAGTTTGGGGGGAAAAAAATCAAGCACCACAGCTACTGTTCGGCCATTATTACTTTGGCTTTAATTTTACATACTGAAACCAGCATGAGCCTTCGTGATAGTGAGACGGTATTGCGTATTTTCATTCAACAAATGCACATAGATAGTAAATGCCCTGACCATTCGACGATTGATAATTGGTTAAAAAAAGCAGGAATGCAGGCCATCGAACCATTTTCACCTGAGCGGCCATGTGTTTTGATTTGTGATGAAAGCATTTCATTCAACGGGAAGAAATTGTTTTTGGTACTTGCCGTTCCTGTGTCGGTTTCTGACCAGCAGCGTACATTACGTTTTGAGGACTGTCACTTGGTTTATCTTGGTGCGAAAAAAGGTTGGTCGGCAGATGTAATTTATAAGGAACTTCAACCACTCGTTCAGAAGCTGAAAATTCAATATGTCCTAAGCGATAAAGGTTCTAATTTACTTAAGGCTACAGCCTTGCTGGGGCTTGATCATGTTTCGGATATCACCCATGAAGTATCAAGGACACTGAAAAATCTATATAACGATACAGATGATTACAAGAATTTCATCAAATGGGTTGGTGAACTCAGAAAAGATTTAGCGTGTGGGGAATATGCACATTTGGCCCCTCCAAAAGTAAGGCATCATTGTAGGTTTCATCAGCTTGGGCAATATGAAAAGTGGTTTAGAAAGGTCGGTCCTGAGCTGAAAAATGTCGCCGAAGAAAGCAAAGGTGCGGCTTTGAGCCTCCTCCAAATCAGTGATCATACACCTTTCATCAAGGATTTGATATCTTTGACCCCAGTGATCAAAGAAATATTATCGGTTGGCAGAACGGAAGGGATAAGTCACAAAACTATTTTGAAATTAACTCAAAAAATGGAAGAACTCGAAGGGGATCGGCCAACTATATTCAGAGAAAAAATCACTCATTATTTTCATAAAACCTATAAAACGATTGGTGAAGACATCCCTTTTTGTTGCAGTGCTATCATCGAAAGCGTATTCGGAAAGTACAAATCAAAAATGAGCAGCCACCCACAGAAAATGTGCACCAACCACTTGCTGACCATTCCCTTATTTTTTGTGAAAGAAAATGAAATTGCCGAACTTGTTTCAGGATTTGACACCGTAAAAGTGGCAGAAATCAAAGATAAGGAAGCCGTGGCAAAAGCAATGATGAGCGTTCAAATGGCTGCTTAACTCGTGTACATGTTTTTTGAAAATATTCGACAGGCTAGTGCAACAGCCCCTAAATTTAGCATGATTTTTTCTTGAATCACTATATGGGAAGAAAAACATCTATTGTCATTGATCTGACGGAGCGAGAAAAGACACTACTATTTAAAATTATTGGTAGTGGGAAGACGCCTTCAAATATTCGTCGCCGAGCCTCATTTGTTTACCTTTTTCATCAAGGGTTAAGCTTTAAAGAGATTTGTAAAACTGAAAAAGCAGATCCCAACACAGTGAAAAGATGGCTTAACAAATGGGAGGCAATCAATGAGTTAGATGAAACCCAAAATAAAATAGGAGACGCTGAATTTATCCGACTTATTCATGAACGATTAACTGATTCTAAAAGAAGCGGAAGGAAACCTCGTTTAACTGTCGAAGAAAAAATTCGAGTGCAAACATTGAGTTGTGAAGACCCTCAAGATTATGATGTTCCAATCACTGAATGGTCTCATGAGTCTTTGAGTGAGCAAGCGAAGAAAATGGGAATCGAAATCTCATCAAGTCATGTTGGTCGACTTTTAAAAAAACGAATTAAGTCCTCATAAAACTGAATATTGGATACATCCAAAAATAGGTGACCAACAGGAGCATAATGACCGTGTTTCTGATGTTTGCAGTGTTTATTTGGAGCAATCAGACGACGTTGTGACTATTTCTGTGGATGAAAAGACGGGTATTCAAGCTAAACAAAACATAAAAATAACCACGGCGAAAAGCGGTCAAGTTAAGCGAGTAGACCCAGAATACAAGCGGAACGGAACGACCTGTTTAATCGCAGGCATGAATATAATGGACGGCGAGGTCACCAAATATCAACTTGGACAGACTCGGAATGAGGAGGATTTTTGTAAATTTATAGAGTCGATCATCGATAAATACCCTAACAAAAAAATCGTTTTTGTTGCAGACCAACTTAATACACATAAATCAGAGTCATTAGTCAAGCTCATTGCTGATAAAATAAATTATGACAGTGATTTAGGTAAGAAAGGCCGGTGTGGAATATTAAAGACGATGAAGTCTAGGATGGAATTTTTAGAGGATAAAGACCATAAAATCAGATTTCAATATACTCCAAAACATTGCTCTTGGTTGAACCAAATAGAGAATTGGTTTGGCCGCTTACAGAAGCATGTAATTCGCAATGGGCAATTTAACTCGGTTGCTAATTTGGAAAGAAAAATCACCAACTACATTGAGTATTACAATGAAAGATGGAAGAAGCCAATTGAATGGTGTTTTGGCGGATTTTAAACCGTGTGGTATTTAAGGGTTGCAGCACTAGTTTAGCACTTAACTTTTGCAAGTACTCTCCAAACTGAAAATCCGCGAGGATTTTCAGTAGTAGGCGAGAACAAGCAATTACTTATAGCCAATGTTGTACACAGTTTTATTTTTTTAATATCCAGCTTACCAAATCTTTTTTATCTACTATCGACCAACTATGAGGATGTCTTTTATAATTACCCCAACAATTCAGACAGCAAGTTAAAATAATATACTAACTTGTAAATCAATGAAAAGCAGAAGAAAATTTAGCCCCAAGTTTAAAGCCAAGGTAGCACTTGAAGCGATCAAAGAACAACAAAGCACAGCGGAACTTTGTCAGAAATATGAAATCAGTCCTGCACAGATTGGCCAATGGAAACAACTTTTTTTGGAGAATGCATCGAGTGTTTTTGAAAAAGGGAGTAAGGCTATCAAGCAGGAATCTGATCATGAAGGAGCGTTAAATAAATTATACTCTAAAATAGGACAACTTCAAGTTGAGAATGATTTTTTAAAAAAGGCCTCATCGAAGTAAAGAGCGTTACCGAAAGACAGGTGATGGTCGATGAGGAACATGCTGATTTAAGCATTAGACGTCAATGTGAGCTTCTCCAAATTTCTCGTTCGGGCTGGTATTACAAGCCAAAAGGGGAAAGTGAATTGAATCTTGAATTGATGCGTGTAATTGACAAAGAATACCTTGAGCATCCTTTTCGAGGGGTACCTTCTATGACTTCGTTTTTGATTAATGATTGCGGTTATCCGATCAATAAGAAGCGAATTGAACGTCTGTACAAAGTCATGGGGCTTCGTTCTCTTCTTCCTGGTCCGCACACTTCAAAACCTTCACCTGAAAATAAAATATACCCCTATTTACTTAGAAACCTTGAAATAACCCATTCAAATCAAGTTTGGGAGACGGATATCAGCTATGTTCCTATTGCAAAAGGGTTCATGTATCTGATGGCTGTGATTGATGTCCACTCTCGATATATTGTAGGCTGGTCACTCTCAAACACCATGTCAGCAGAGTGGTGCCGCAATACAATTCAAGAATGTATTAACAACCATGGCGCTCCTGAAATTGTCAATACAGACCAAGGGAGTCAATTTACGAGTGATCTCTTTACGGGCTATCTCTTAGGCCAAGGAGTAACTATTAGCATGGATGGAAAAGGTCGAGCAACCGACAATATTTACATTGAACGATTTTGGCGAACGGTCAAATATGAAGATATTTATTTGAATGAGTATCGCGATGGATTAAAGCTGCAGATAGGACTTATCGAATATATGAACTTTTACAATAACGAAAGAAGGCATAGCTCAATCGATGAGAAAAGGCCCTGCGATCTTTACCAATCCAAGCCGCACTCAACAACATCAGAAGCAAAAGTAAGCGCTTCCTTAGAATCAGTCAAGGGCGGGTAAATGCTCCTGCCGCAGGCGCAACACAGGAGCACCCTTGACAAGATTCACTGAAGCACTTGATAACTCGCTCAGATGTTTTGAGTTCAAGGGAAAATAATTTAAATAGCAGAGATGGCTGTCTGAAGATTGGGGGAAATTATATTTCACCATTTGCTCTGAATCCTTTATCAGTTGTCGGAATATATTCAACACCTTCAAATCCTTTTTGGGCCAGACTTTCAGATAATTTTTTGATGTAAAAAGCGTTCATTTGTTCGTAATCAGCCATTCGATTTTCTTTCCACCACAGAGTGTCAGGTTCTGTATAAAGTCTGATTTTTGTCCTCTTTAATTTTTTTAGGTTTGAGATGTTATTCGTGCGATATGTGAACACAGCATTTTTCTCATATTTTTCAATATTGTCTTTTGGGTTACCAAAATTTTTACCCAAATTTTCTAAAAGCCAAGTGCTTTCTTGAATTGAAGGTTTTGAAAAATTTCGTTCTATATTTTTTTCTGATGATTTGTATAATGCAATCAAATCTATTGGTGAATCAACTATAAACACTCCCTTTGGGTCAATATAGAATTGCTTCATCCCAATAATAAAATCACTTATTAAAAGACTGACAACTCCACCACTCGAAAATCCACCTACAAAAATATTTTCGGTTGGTAGTTCATTTTCAACAACTATATCCTGTAATTTTTTAGCGAGTTGATGTTTTTCATTTTCCTTAAGCCACAGTTTTTGATTAAAATTTGACAACAAAACAGCGATACTGTTTTCCCTCGCAATGTCAAGAATTTGAAATTCCCTTTTTATATCATCAGCACTTTCGGGATAACCACCAAATAAAATTAAAACGCCTTTTATTTCTTTATTTGGCTTATAAAGTTCGTAGTCTTCTTTAACTATTTCTGTAAACTCAATTTTTTCAGAAACTATTTGTCCCTTCTCTTTTTTGTTTTGTTTACACGAAACAATTAAAATAAAAAATATAAGTAAAATTGATGCTTTTTTCATTTGTTAAATTGTGTATAACTACCTTATGAACCCATTATGTATATCCCCAATATATCAATAGGTTTATGTCTTAAAAAATAATTTTTATTAAGATAATCATGTTTACCAATTATTTGGAACTTGATTAGGAGCCTGTTGCAAGGTGTAAATCTGTTTTGGAATATCCGAATTACCAGAGAACCTTGAAGGAGCCAAAACAACAACTTTACTATATCCTCCTTTTGAATTTACATAGGTTAAAATAAAAAATTTATTTAATGACAAAGGATCCAAAAATCCAAGACTTATCTCTTTCGACAAATATGACTTTATATCAGTTATATTTATAATTCTTTTATCTTTGGGAAATAGATTGGTCAGATGTACTTCTCTATTAACTATTTTTACTGTGGTCAAACTCAAACTTATTAGTAGATAAAATAAAGCTATTGGAAGTAAAACAAGTAAGATAATCGAGATTGAATCCCAGTAACGAAAACTTATTGAGGACAAAATATTTGATGAGAAGTAGAGTATTCCAATTGATAAAGGAAGAAAAACTATCTTAAATAAGTTTGTTCTTGATGAAGAAATCCTTATTGATTCTATCATGTATAGGGAAAATTGAGGTTGTGACTTTGTATTCTGTTAAAAAATAGGAAGAACCAAGCACCGAGTGCCTCTGTCTTGCCTTATCCTTAAATTTACCCAAAATAACCACAAAACCCACTCATATAGATTATTATTCTTGTGAAATATACCGCCTTCAATATGTAGGGATGTTACATGCAACACCCGTACGGATAACCACCAAGCCGTGAGACATTATGAATTATGTCTTTACAGCATCACGCTCCCCAACAACCTCCAATTGAAATACAAGACCAACCTGCTTTAGCGGGTTTTACTTTGTTAGGCCACTGCTTCAGCTGTGGTAACACAGGATAGGTTGGTCGAGGGCAGGAGCCTACAACCCAACCAATTCAGATTGGTTGGATCTATCACGAGAGGGACGCTCCCGATAGCGTTAAGATCAATAAGCCGTGAGTCATCATGAATCACGCCTGTACAGCATCAGGCTCCCCAACAACCTCCAATTGAAATAAAAGACCAACCTGCTTTAGCGGGTTTAACTTTGTTAGGCCACTGCTTCAGCTGTGGTAACAAAGGATAGGTTGGTCGAGGACAGGAGCCTACAACCAAACCAATTCAGATTGGTTGGATCTATCACGAGAGGGACTCTCGCGATAGCAATAAGATCAATAAAACGTGAGACAGCATGAATTATGCCTTTACAGGAGCACGCTAAGCGCCAACCTCCAATTGAAATGCAGAACCAACCTGCTTTAGCGGGTTTCACTTTGGTAGGCCACTGCTTCAGCTGTGGTTATAAAGAAAAGTTTAATTTTAAATATGCGCCTACAACCCAACCAATTCAGATTGGTTGGATCCATCACGAGAGGGACTCTCGTGATAGCAATAAGATCAATAAAACGTGAGACAGCATGAATTACGTCTTTACAGCATTAGGCTATCTACCAACATCACATTGAAATGCAGGTTCAACCTGCTTTAGCGGGTTTTACGTTGTTAGGCCACTGCTTCAGCTGTGGTAACACAGGATAGGTTGGTCGAGGGCAGGAGCCTACAACCCAACCAATTCAGATTGGTTGGATCTATCACGAGAGGGACGCTCCCGATAGCGTTAAGATCAATAAGCCGTGAGTCATCATGAATCACGCCTGTACAGCATCACGCTCCCCAACAACCTCCAATTGAAATACACGACCAACCTGCTTTAGCGGGTTTTACGTTGTTAGGCCACTGCTTCAGCTGTGGTTATAAAGAAAAGTTTAATTTTAAATATGCGCCTACAACCAGACCAATTCAGATTGGTTGGATTTATCACAAGAGGGACGCTCCCGATAGCGTTAAGATCAATAAGGCGTGAGACATCATGAATTACGTCTTTACAGCATTAGGCTATCTACCAACATCACATTGAAATGCAGGCTCAACCTGCTTTAGCGGGTTTCACTTTGGCAGGCCACTGCTTCAGCTGTGGTTATAAAGAAAAGTTTAATTTTAAATATGCGCCTACAACCCAACCAATTCAGATTGGTTGGATCTATCACGAGAGGGACGCTCCCGATAGCGTTGAGATCAATAAGCCGTTGAAATGTAAATTATTATTCCGTTATTTCTTAGGCCATTGCTTGGTTCCTGCACTTCGATAAACTCAGTCACCAATCCTGTCGGAGGATGAGCGGTGGTTACCAAGAATAGGCCTTGAACTATTTTCATGCTTGTTCGTTGGGCTTTGGGTTTTTGCCCCTAAATACTTTTAATATAATCCTTGAGATTAATTTCTTTGTTGAGCCCAAGCTTTTTCTTGAGGCGATACCGTCGCAGTTCGACGCTTTTTGGGGTGATGTTAAAGATTGGTGCCAGTTCTTTGGTCGATAGGTTGACTTTCAGATAGGCGCATAGTTTGAGGTCTTCGGTGGTGAGTTTTTCATGCTTTTCCTGTAATCTTTTGAAAAAGTCCTGGTGGGTTTGGGAGAAGGCGGACTCAAAAACAAGCCAGTCTTTCTTTTCGTCAAACTGTTCTTGAATGATGCCATCCAAACGCTCAATGTCCCGAATTCTCAGCGGTTTTTTATGTTCCCGCAGCTGCTGTATCTGTTGTTGCAGGTTGGCAATAATTTCTTTCTTTTTCCCGTCCTGAATTAACAGCTTTGACAGTTCGCCATTTTTATTGTTAATCTCTTTTTGTAGCTGTTCTTCTTTGAGCTGCTGCATCTTTTTTTCGTGCAGGCGGCGGGTTTTGTGCATGGTCTGACGTTCACGTCGGAGCATATTTTTGCGTTGCAGGCGCAGGCGTCCACGGTGATATTTGTAGCCAAGGAACAGCAGGCCAATCAGCAAGAGCACATACGCCAGGTAAGCTGCGGTGCTCAGATACCAGGGCGACTCAATGGTAAAATGGTAGGCAGCGGCCTGTTTTTCTCCCCGAATCCGAACCATCAGGGTGTAATCGCCATGGGGTAGGTTCTGAAATTCAAGGTGGTTGCTCAGTCCATTGGTCTGCCACTGATTATTGTAGCCTTTCAGCTGGTATTCGTAATCGGTGGCCTCGCCATAGCGGTATGCGGTAAAGGAGAACTCAATGCT from Persicobacter psychrovividus includes the following:
- a CDS encoding IS3 family transposase, encoding MVDEEHADLSIRRQCELLQISRSGWYYKPKGESELNLELMRVIDKEYLEHPFRGVPSMTSFLINDCGYPINKKRIERLYKVMGLRSLLPGPHTSKPSPENKIYPYLLRNLEITHSNQVWETDISYVPIAKGFMYLMAVIDVHSRYIVGWSLSNTMSAEWCRNTIQECINNHGAPEIVNTDQGSQFTSDLFTGYLLGQGVTISMDGKGRATDNIYIERFWRTVKYEDIYLNEYRDGLKLQIGLIEYMNFYNNERRHSSIDEKRPCDLYQSKPHSTTSEAKVSASLESVKGG
- a CDS encoding helix-turn-helix domain-containing protein — translated: MGRKTSIVIDLTEREKTLLFKIIGSGKTPSNIRRRASFVYLFHQGLSFKEICKTEKADPNTVKRWLNKWEAINELDETQNKIGDAEFIRLIHERLTDSKRSGRKPRLTVEEKIRVQTLSCEDPQDYDVPITEWSHESLSEQAKKMGIEISSSHVGRLLKKRIKSS
- a CDS encoding transposase produces the protein MKSRRKFSPKFKAKVALEAIKEQQSTAELCQKYEISPAQIGQWKQLFLENASSVFEKGSKAIKQESDHEGALNKLYSKIGQLQVENDFLKKASSK
- a CDS encoding helix-turn-helix domain-containing protein, producing the protein MYLTYKERQELSRCYHGGMSNKDIALRMGRHPSTISRELSRNKFFGTYDPYYAHRKYMCRKIFVGRKSAIFCNKIRLRTFHMDKFVRRITQWLSDYFDNYLRYRRRPSRITNYNLCFRYMRRTMKFKGPLWYGFMAKWILNLWDKETAIMQSFKESAEELEEHYQGVERDLNEIEQRIKKLHQEIDELLDDQRKIVAPAERQVA
- a CDS encoding transposase → MEQSDDVVTISVDEKTGIQAKQNIKITTAKSGQVKRVDPEYKRNGTTCLIAGMNIMDGEVTKYQLGQTRNEEDFCKFIESIIDKYPNKKIVFVADQLNTHKSESLVKLIADKINYDSDLGKKGRCGILKTMKSRMEFLEDKDHKIRFQYTPKHCSWLNQIENWFGRLQKHVIRNGQFNSVANLERKITNYIEYYNERWKKPIEWCFGGF